A segment of the Terriglobia bacterium genome:
CCGTAAACCCCGGTCGCGGTCGCGATCCGCGTCAGGGGAATGTTGTTCACCAGCACCGTGCCGAGCGGGTTCCAGGGGAAATCGAAAGGAAAGCCGCGCACGATCTCCAGCGGCACCCAGAGGAACGGCGCCAGGAACAGGGCTTTTTCGCGCAGCAGACCGTTGGCAAGAATCGCCAGCAGCAAACCGAACCCGCCCCAGATCACGCCCAGCGCAAAACAGAACAACACCAGCAAGCCCAAAGACGTCGGGCCATTCAGCCCGCCGTAGATGTGCATGACGTGGTAAATCCAATACGTGGTCCCGAATGACCACATGACTCCGCCGACGTAGGCGAGCAGAAACCCCTGCCCGGCGCTGACCGGTTGCGCGTCGCCTCCGCCCACCGGCACGCGCCCGCGCAGGATTGCGACCAACAACGGCGCCAGCGCCACCCAGCACAGAAACGTCAGACCGGGGAGCGGGTAGATCAAGCTCTGCAAGACGCCGGAGAGCACCGCCAGTATCCAGGCGCCGGCGCTCAGGCGCGAGCGCCCGCCGAGTTCGCCGCGCGGCGCCAGGAAAAGCCGTGCGCCCGCGCCGAGTCCCACCCGGCGCGCAGGTTTGCGGTGGTTATCCATGGCTGCAACCAGATTCTATCGCGCCGCCCGCGCGCGCCTCTGCTACAGTGTCCGGTTCCAGAGAAGTAACGAGTCGCGAGTCCCGAGTCCCGAGCTGCTTTGGAGCACGTGCTGGGGCGCGCGTCACACGGAGAATTCATGCGCTCGGCCCTGCTTCGCATCACCGCCGCTGTCGTTCTGGTCGCTCTGGTAATCCAGCCCGCTTTTGCCTGGTGGGACACCGGACACATCCTCATCAACCGCACAGCGGCGCTGAAAATCCCGAACAGCATGCCGCAGTTCATGCGCGCCGCTGCCGAGCGCATCGCCTACCTGGGTCCGGAGCCCGACCGGTGGCGCGAGCGCTCCGAGTACACCCTGAAAGATTCGCAGGAGCCCGACCACTACCTCAACATGGAGCTTGTTGCCGACATCCCCGAACTCCCCCGTGGCCGTTACGATTACTACCGCCTGCTGTACGCCAAGCGCGTGGCCGCCAAGGAACATGGCGACGACTTCTTGCCCGAGAAAGTCGGCACGCAGCCCTATATCACCATGGAAATTTATGACCGCCTGAAGGTCGCGTTCCGCGAATATCGGCGCATGAAGCAGCAAAACCTGCCGACGGAAGCGGTGGAACAAAATGCCGTGTTCTACGCCGGCTGGCTCGGTCATTACGTCGGCGACGGTTCCAATCCCATGCACACCACCATCAGCTACGACGGCTGGGTCGGTCCCAATCCCAACGGCTACACCACGCAAAAAGGCGTGCACGCCGAATTCGAAGGCCGCTTTGTTTTGCGCGTCCTGGATAAGATTGATGTCGCCAGCCTGGTCCACGATCCCGTCCGGCTGCAGGATCCGTGGCGCGACTACCTGCAGTATCTCCGCGACTCCAACAAGCTGGTCGAAAAGATCTACCAAATGGAGAAGGCCGGCGAGTTC
Coding sequences within it:
- a CDS encoding nuclease, with product MRSALLRITAAVVLVALVIQPAFAWWDTGHILINRTAALKIPNSMPQFMRAAAERIAYLGPEPDRWRERSEYTLKDSQEPDHYLNMELVADIPELPRGRYDYYRLLYAKRVAAKEHGDDFLPEKVGTQPYITMEIYDRLKVAFREYRRMKQQNLPTEAVEQNAVFYAGWLGHYVGDGSNPMHTTISYDGWVGPNPNGYTTQKGVHAEFEGRFVLRVLDKIDVASLVHDPVRLQDPWRDYLQYLRDSNKLVEKIYQMEKAGEFKDTGTPESREFLRQRLAAGSQMLLDLWYTAWEESAVPLPPRTPAPASGK